In the genome of Colletotrichum lupini chromosome 8, complete sequence, one region contains:
- a CDS encoding fungal specific transcription factor domain-containing protein: MKKVFWRSASCSLPYSPPLHPHPHPHPHTHPHPRHLNNSRTHQKHQKKYQKPYQRQQQQGHYLQHQHHAHSPYPAGQASHQHHHHNHQAPLPPSIPVSVSVPAPPTTAPPAQTHPEPAPEPDVVAPGPPEPVTRPLPHLFPPTGPPPITSRPEKFVDEPLHHYPHDSVAAHASRSPMDVDMSSTDLSAQQQQQQQQLNQQQSPQKSESPSQAPGTSTNPAGASPNAQGSSAAAAAAAAAAANHLSFRRQRASRACETCHARKVRCDAASLGVPCTNCVAFQIECRIPTPKRKKTTNARTNKDSDRSASASPFPHAPSHGLTEVCSSEKGDNAEERSPRAPSVPAPGPGTFPPRTPAVYHTTDGTPSSTYTESQARKEEVDSGTYLNLVMKPKFTRAPITDAGRVAYLGESSNLTLLVHDRQGSSDVVHYPLPENVRGSRARLTELDNVEIDILHQRGAFLLPPRSLCDELIDSYFKWIHPIVPVINRTRFMRQYRDPKNPPSLLLLQAVLLAGSRVCTNPQLMDANGSTTPAALTFYKRAKALYDANYEDDRVTIVQSLLLMGWYWEGPEDVTKNVFYWSRVATIVAQGSGMHRSVEQSQLSRSDKRLWKRIWWTLFTRDRSVAVALGRPVHINLDDSDVEMLTEDDFIEDDGDRNSEYPPDPIHVQFFMQYVKLCEIMGLVLSQQYSVASKGRQRNAIDLTHSDMALADWLQNCPKIVYWEVARHHFWSALLHSNYYTTLCLLHRAHMPPNGGSRFPDDSPYPSRNIAFQAAAMITSIIENLAAHGELRFCPAFVVYSLFSALIMHVYQMRSPVPSIQQVTQDRLRTCMQALKEVSRVWLVGKMVYTLFESIIGNKVLEERLQKAAGKRHRKAQQALAQLEQQQRPQDVAKRKYDDMAIDFSVNTPTPQESYERSRPQTPSHMKGDGGSNQQTMPPPITSPNARQNADTFMGGTSSRPQTRPATPFNPSFSVPATPPDLYLVTRNSPNISQSLWENFQPDQLFPDSARSAQGQPVPNTLNVEDWFQFFGINNGDLASMNLDLGLGPQ, from the exons atgaaaaaagtgttttggcggagtgcctcttgcagtctgccgtactCACCCCCCCTCCACCCGCATCCGCATCCGCACCCGCACACGCACCCGCACCCACGCCACCTGAACAATTCTCGTACACATCAGAAGCACCAGAAGAAGTACCAGAAGCCTTACCAGcgtcagcagcagcagggcCACTACCtccaacaccaacaccacGCCCACTCCCCGTACCCAGCCGGCCAGGCCAGCCAccagcaccaccaccataATCACCAGGCTCCGCTGCCTCCGTCCATCCCAGTCTCGGTCTCAGTCCCAGCACCACCAACAACAGCACCACCAGCACAAACACATCCAGAGCCTGCGCCAGAGCCAGACGTTGTTGCGCCTGGGCCACCAGAGCCAGTGACTCGGCCGCTGCCACACCTGTTCCCTCCCACTGGCCCTCCTCCCATTACTAGTCGACCCGAGAAATTCGTCGACGAACCTCTTCACCATTACCCTCACGACTCCGTCGCAGCTCACGCTTCACGGTCGCCCATGGATGTCGATATGTCGTCGACCGACCTTTCggctcagcagcagcaacagcagcagcagctaaACCAGCAACAATCACCACAAAAATCAGAGTCGCCATCACAGGCCCCAGGAACCTCTACCAATCCAGCTGGCGCGAGTCCCAACGCTCAAGGTAgctctgctgctgctgccgccgcgGCCGCGGCCGCCGCGAACCACTTGAGTTTTCGCAG GCAACGAGCTTCTAGAGCTTGCGAG ACATGTCACGCCCGCAAG GTACGATGCGACGCCGCGAGTCTCGGTGTGCCCTGCACAAACTGCGTAGCCTTCCAAATAGAATGTCGCATTCCGACCCCAAAGCGCAAGAAGACTACGAATGCCAGAACGAACAAGGACTCGGACAGGTCTGCCTCAGCTTCGCCGTTTCCACATGCTCCCAGTCATGGGCTAACTGAGGTGTGCTCCAGCGAGAAAGGAGATAATGCTGAAGAGCGTTCACCGAGAGCTCCCAGTGTTCCTGCGCCAGGACCTGGGACCTTCCCGCCGCGGACTCCTGCTGTCTATCACACCACAGATGGCACGCCGTCGTCCACCTATACCGAGTCGCAAGCCCGAAAGGAGGAAGTCGATAGTGGCACTTATCTCAACCTGGTGATGAAACCAAAGTTCACGAGAGCCCCTATAACGGATGCTGGCAGGGTCGCGTACCTCGGAGAGTCGTCCAATTTGACGTTGCTTGTACACGATCGACAAGGCTCCTCAGACGTAGTGCACTATCCTCTACCCGAAAATGTGAGGGGTTCCAGGGCCCGATTGACCGAGCTGGACAACGTCGAAATCGATATCCTGCACCAACGCGGCGCCTTCCTTCTACCGCCCAGATCTTTATGCGACGAGCTTATCGACTCCTACTTCAAATGGATCCATCCGATCGTTCCGGTCATCAACCGTACCCGCTTCATGCGACAGTATCGCGACCCCAAGAACCCGCcgtcccttttattactgcAGGCTGTGCTGCTGGCCGGCTCAAGAGTCTGCACGAATCCACAGCTGATGGATGCCAATGGTTCGACGACGCCCGCTGCCCTGACCTTCTACAAAAGGGCAAAGGCGCTCTACGATGCCAACTACGAAGACGATCGGGTGACCATTGTGCAGTCATTATTGTTGATGGGGTGGTACTGGGAAGGACCTGAAGATGTCACCAAGAACGTTTTTTATTGGAGTCGAGTCGCCACCATCGTTGCTCAGGGTTCTGGAATGCATCGAAGTGTTGAGCAGTCACAACTCAGCCGCTCCGACAAGAGGCTGTGGAAACGAATCTGGTGGACTCTCTTTACACGAGACAGGTCTGTTGCCGTTGCTCTCGGCCGACCAGTTCACATCAACCTCGACGACTCCGACGTCGAGATGCTCACTGAGGATGACTTTATCGAGGATGATGGCGACCGTAACAGCGAGTACCCTCCAGATCCCATACACGTGCAGTTCTTCATGCAGTACGTCAAGCTTTGCGAAATCATGGGCCTGGTGCTGTCTCAGCAGTACTCGGTAGCCTCCAAAGGACGACAGAGAAACGCCATCGACTTGACCCATAGCGATATGGCTCTCGCCGATTGGCTCCAAAATTGCCCAAAGATCGTGTACTGGGAGGTTGCTCGGCATCACTTTTGGTCAGCCCTGCTACACTCGAATTACTACACAACACTGTGCCTCTTACACAGAGCTCACATGCCGCCAAATGGAGGCAGTCGTTTCCCTGACGATTCTCCATATCCTTCACGAAACATTGCGTTCCAAGCCGCGGCTATGATCACCTCTATCATCGAGAACTTGGCAGCTCATGGCGAACTTCGATTCTGTCCGGCATTTGTTGTGTACAGCTTGTTTTCGGCCCTGATCATGCACGTCTACCAAATGCGGTCGCCGGTCCCATCGATTCAGCAGGTAACCCAGGACAGGTTAAGAACATGCATGCAGGCCCTCAAGGAAGTGTCGCGAGTTTGGCTGGTAGGAAAGATGGTGTATACCTTATTTGAGTCCATCATAGGAAACAAAGTGCTCGAGGAACGGCTGCAGAAGGCTGCGGGTAAGAGGCACAGGAAAGCGCAACAGGCGTTGGCACAGCTGGAGCAGCAACAGCGGCCGCAGGACGTTGCCAAGAGGAAGTACGACGACATGGCGATCGACTTCAGCGTCAATACTCCAACGCCTCAAGAGTCTTATGAAAGATCGCGTCCGCAGACCCCTAGCCATATGAAGGGCGACGGAGGTTCAAATCAGCAGACGATGCCGCCTCCGATCACATCACCCAATGCGAGACAGAACGCAGACACGTTCATGGGCGGAACCTCCTCTAGGCCACAGACCAGACCAGCGACGCCCTTCAACCCTTCATTCTCGGTGCCGGCCACACCGCCAGACCTGTATCTTGTTACACGTAACTCGCCGAATATTTCTCAGTCCTTGTGGGAAAACTTCCAACCCGACCAGCTTTTCCCAGACAGCGCAA GATCAGCTCAAGGGCAACCTGTTCCAAACACGCTCAATGTTGAAGATTG GTTCCAATTCTTTGGTATCAATAACGGTGACCTGGCTAGCATGAATCTTGATTTGGGGTTAGGACCCCAGTAG
- a CDS encoding LysM domain-containing protein translates to MSSSALMPARHDAEARPRNRRLISTAEDSSTGGGPLDKLSASFSALRSPSREPSPMPSSHLSRDASKSGARSASSAARRNNTAPNSASFLDTTWSQGWASIQGLASSILSGGSVHDAGYESDHREGRRTNINPLKRDYSTPPRKAPKDWGPAPPPNSRPAQRDIAAGSLAERDAALKAARTASVLESHDGVNGGLDVSGKYKKRNSDEIARDAPQEEEVQDQLVYIHHVQPTDTYAGIVLKYRCREDAFRKANGLWSRDILVRKWLAIPVDACEVKGRPCEPPSHEGQNVDLLAPTPEPRSAHGWGKQTSAQPQQVDFFSLPTQNGSSSRLSNNDDQEEPPWSHVRWVALDSVPKPVEIARVSSKTIGYFPPRRKKSLRSTSSISTPRHSLDAAAITAGLTESPEQVGRPSSRRQSNLSSRPNLPGTPGRSTPASSRSRMGSDAGDTRPAWMRRPGGVGSLGRSVRAPGPEKDYLNSWAKKHLPGIAIDESLPSISVMGSETANFGFRPGSSSGIVESPFDEGQDLSATSRQGSGLDRAAASVETWLRGAFAKSPGTPTLGSRSRQPDDLDLIELTDTNSDDGRLPMPATSGGVTSTGLLDAAPMTIGSSGRSDGEGPVLRRGLSNTGAAAKGKKSD, encoded by the coding sequence ATGTCTTCTTCGGCCCTCATGCCAGCACGTCATGATGCCGAAGCCCGCCCACGCAACCGGCGTCTCATCAGCACTGCAGAGGACTCCTCTACTGGCGGAGGGCCCTTGGATAAGCTGTCGGCTTCCTTTTCTGCCTTGCGTTCACCAAGCCGTGAGCCAAGTCCCATGCCATCCAGCCACTTATCCCGCGATGCCTCCAAGTCCGGTGCTCGAAGTGCATCCTCCGCCGCCCGTCGAAACAACACCGCACCAAACTCGGCCAGTTTCCTCGACACAACATGGTCGCAAGGCTGGGCTTCTATCCAAGGGCTTGCTTCTTCCATCTTGTCTGGTGGAAGTGTCCACGATGCGGGCTACGAGTCAGATCACAGGGAAGGGAGACGGACGAACATCAATCCTTTGAAAAGAGACTATTCTACCCCGCCACGAAAGGCTCCCAAAGACTGGGGCCCAGCGCCGCCCCCCAATAGTAGGCCTGCGCAGAGAGACATTGCGGCAGGCTCTCTCGCAGAAAGAGATGCTGCCCTCAAGGCAGCCCGGACAGCGAGCGTTTTGGAAAGTCACGACGGAGTTAATGGTGGCCTCGATGTGTCGGGCAAGTACAAGAAGAGAAACTCGGACGAAATCGCCAGGGACGCACCACAGGAAGAAGAGGTCCAAGATCAATTGGTGTATATACACCATGTGCAACCAACTGACACCTATGCCGGCATAGTGCTCAAGTACAGGTGCCGCGAAGACGCATTCAGAAAGGCAAACGGCCTGTGGTCTAGAGACATACTGGTGCGCAAGTGGCTTGCCATACCAGTAGATGCATGCGAAGTCAAGGGTCGCCCTTGCGAGCCACCCTCGCACGAGGGGCAGAATGTCGACTTGCTAGCCCCAACACCGGAACCTCGAAGCGCTCATGGCTGGGGTAAGCAGACCTCGGCACAACCACAACAAGTCGACTTCTTCAGTCTGCCTACTCAAAACGGGTCGTCGTCTCGACTCTCCAACAACGATGACCAAGAAGAGCCTCCTTGGTCTCACGTTCGATGGGTTGCACTAGACTCTGTTCCAAAACCAGTCGAGATCGCCCGCGTGTCGAGCAAAACGATTGGGTACTTCCCTCCACGACGGAAGAAGAGCCTCCGAAGCACCTCAAGCATCTCGACGCCGAGACACTCTCTCGATGCCGCGGCCATAACAGCTGGACTCACAGAAAGCCCAGAGCAAGTTGGTAGGCCATCGTCGCGACGCCAGAGCAACTTGAGCAGTCGACCAAACCTACCCGGCACTCCAGGGCGATCGACTCCGGCATCGTCGAGAAGCAGGATGGGCAGTGATGCAGGCGATACCCGGCCAGCATGGATGAGGAGGCCCGGAGGCGTAGGCTCGTTGGGGCGAAGTGTACGAGCACCTGGACCGGAGAaagattatttaaactcttggGCGAAGAAGCATCTCCCCGGTATCGCCATCGACGAGTCTCTGCCATCGATTTCCGTAATGGGGTCCGAGACCGCAAACTTTGGATTTCGGCCGGGTTCCAGCAGCGGCATCGTAGAAAGTCCTTTCGATGAGGGACAGGATCTATCAGCGACGTCCCGACAAGGCTCTGGCTTAGACCGCGCAGCAGCATCAGTGGAGACATGGCTTCGAGGCGCGTTTGCAAAGTCTCCGGGCACGCCTACCTTGGGGTCCCGAAGCCGTCAGCCAGATGATCTGGATCTCATCGAGTTGACTGATACAAACAGTGACGATGGAAGGTTGCCTATGCCCGCAACCAGTGGCGGAGTAACCAGCACAGGCTTGCTTGACGCTGCGCCTATGACGATTGGCTCCAGTGGGAGGAGCGATGGAGAGGGGCCCGTCTTGAGACGAGGCTTGAGCAACACTGGAGCAGCAGCAAAGGGCAAAAAGTCGGACTGA
- a CDS encoding Arv1-like family protein, with amino-acid sequence MPICIECRHPVKTLWTKYSNADDKSSGHNIRLTVCRNCGHFCDKYVEHDFVVLFIDLVLIKPQVYRHLLHNTLMKDDDRFDSSIVRLGILLLLFDVYLTWARIEKQTVPISARGEGANLGSLAQQSIVSQYFFFLILCALSTFAFHMSIRFLTSSKFSPLNFFNILPRYSRPNSVSTALLVSSSTKLFPILMVIWQYDVPAAARSLGWAVVANNVEALRILLDCGYGVATLLATLGALARWTVGRSVLWAAGLDGVDSIGETSIAADGKALWALLMYVREWASDLAAG; translated from the exons ATGCCGATTTGTATCGAGTGCCGCCATCCGGTCAAGACCCTATGGACCAAATACTCCAACGCTGACGACAAGTCGAGCGGTCACAACATCCGCCTGACCGTTTGCAGAAATTGCGGCCACTTTTGCGACAAATACGTCGAGCACGACTTCGTGGTGCTGTTCATCGATCTCGTTCTGATTAAACCCCAGGTCTATCGTCATCTATTGCACAATACCTTGATGAAGGATGACGACCGTTTTGAT TCATCCATCGTACGACTCGGCATCCTTTTGCTTCTATTCGACGTCTACTTGACATGGGCGCGCATTGAGAAGCAGACGGTGCCCATCTCTGCTCGGGGCGAGGGCGCCAACCTGGGCAGCTTGGCACAACAGTCTATCGTGTCCCAATATTTCTTCTTCC TCATCCTGTGCGCTTTGTCGACATTTGCCTTTCATATGAGCATTCGCTTCCTGACTTCGTCCAAGTTCTCCCCGCTCAACTTTTTCAACATCTTGCCACGATATTCGCGTCCGAATTCCGTCTCGACCGCACTCCTCGTCTCGTCTTCGACCAAGCTATTTCCGATACTCATGGTCATATGGCAGTACGATGTCCCAGCTGCGGCTCGGTCGCTGGGCTGGGCCGTCGTAGCAAACAACGTCGAGGCCCTTCGTATTCTGCTGGATTGCGGCTACGGCGTTGCCACTTTGCTTGCCACGCTGGGAGCTCTAGCCCGGTGGACAGTGGGACGTAGTGTTCTCTGGGCTGCCGGGCTAGATGGAGTGGATTCCATCGGAGAGACGAGCATTGCTGCAGATGGCAAAGCCCTCTGGGCTCTGTTGATGTACGTGAGGGAGTGGGCAAGCGATCTAGCCGCAGGGTAA